The following are from one region of the Microbacterium sp. BK668 genome:
- a CDS encoding TraR/DksA C4-type zinc finger protein, translated as MRTDRPAGTTMSAGELAQARRLLEAELDRRQDIIRELEPRAIPTIDPVAYLTAAATRRVMDQIDAALDRIAEGTYGRCVRCGAAIVAGRLEVIPHAETCIECQNDVEAA; from the coding sequence ATGCGCACCGACAGACCCGCTGGAACCACGATGTCGGCCGGCGAGCTCGCGCAGGCCCGGCGACTGCTGGAAGCCGAGTTGGACCGCCGCCAAGACATCATCCGCGAACTCGAGCCGCGCGCGATTCCCACGATCGACCCCGTCGCATACCTGACCGCCGCCGCGACGCGGCGCGTCATGGACCAGATCGACGCGGCTCTGGATCGCATCGCCGAGGGCACCTACGGTCGCTGCGTCCGCTGCGGGGCGGCGATCGTCGCAGGTCGTCTGGAGGTGATCCCGCACGCGGAGACGTGCATCGAGTGCCAGAACGACGTCGAGGCGGCCTGA
- a CDS encoding HNH endonuclease signature motif containing protein: MTSLAAALCDVERALGEALDSAFGASDLRRMNPDEIMAVLAAAAGVVRCAEAVLVATVAEVQERDDTAPYDDRPTRRHGCRSMKELVQRATRVSGRRVGELLCASRAVRQPVSPATGEVLGAAYPAMRSALADGEIGVDAVVTVAEALNSARCAADARLAADAELAASAVGSGEDRAPAPCADDLRLQARVWAMYLDQDGTEPRESRALRKRGFTIGVCRDGVVPARGDLLPEVAAQLQRLLDSVNNPKGDGPDVPAGPYFVEDDDSLAAAVDSRTRAMKQHDALAAILAMAARSGQLPTIGGAAPTLVVPVDGRDLAEGRGHAHIDGCDEPVSLAVARQVACTGAVQRVTTDARGRILSIDISDRVFAAHQRKAITLRDGGCIIPGCHVPAAWCEIHHVLEHSVGGPTHTDNGVLLCWYHHRTIDSSGWKVRMRGGVPEVRGPTWWDATGRWRPVTKSPTRLSRALRARAPSSGR; this comes from the coding sequence ATGACAAGCCTCGCCGCCGCTCTCTGCGACGTGGAACGCGCGCTCGGCGAAGCTCTCGATTCCGCCTTCGGCGCATCTGACCTGCGTCGTATGAACCCGGACGAGATCATGGCAGTCCTGGCCGCCGCTGCCGGCGTCGTGCGTTGCGCCGAGGCCGTTCTCGTCGCCACCGTCGCCGAGGTGCAGGAGCGCGACGACACCGCGCCGTACGACGACCGGCCGACCCGGCGGCACGGGTGCCGCTCGATGAAGGAGCTCGTGCAGCGCGCGACGCGTGTCTCCGGTCGCCGGGTGGGCGAGCTGCTGTGCGCGTCCCGCGCGGTCCGGCAGCCGGTGTCGCCGGCGACGGGAGAGGTACTGGGGGCGGCCTATCCCGCGATGCGATCGGCTTTGGCAGACGGCGAGATCGGGGTCGACGCCGTCGTGACCGTGGCGGAGGCCCTGAACTCCGCCCGCTGCGCGGCCGACGCGCGTCTCGCGGCGGACGCCGAGCTCGCGGCATCCGCCGTCGGCTCCGGCGAGGATCGCGCGCCCGCGCCGTGCGCCGACGACCTCCGACTCCAGGCACGAGTCTGGGCGATGTATCTCGATCAGGACGGCACCGAGCCGCGCGAATCGCGCGCACTCCGCAAGCGTGGCTTCACGATAGGCGTCTGCCGCGACGGTGTCGTGCCCGCGCGCGGCGATCTGCTGCCCGAGGTCGCCGCGCAGCTGCAGCGACTGCTCGACAGCGTGAACAACCCCAAGGGCGATGGGCCAGACGTCCCGGCCGGGCCGTACTTCGTCGAAGACGACGACTCGCTCGCGGCGGCCGTCGATTCCCGCACGCGCGCCATGAAGCAGCACGACGCGCTCGCCGCGATCCTCGCCATGGCCGCGCGGTCAGGTCAGCTGCCGACGATCGGCGGCGCGGCGCCGACCCTCGTCGTCCCGGTCGACGGTCGTGACCTCGCTGAGGGTCGGGGACACGCGCACATCGACGGGTGCGACGAGCCGGTCTCCCTCGCGGTCGCTCGGCAGGTCGCGTGCACGGGAGCCGTGCAGCGGGTCACGACCGACGCTCGCGGCCGCATCCTTTCCATCGACATCAGCGACCGCGTCTTCGCGGCCCACCAGCGCAAGGCGATCACGCTGCGCGATGGCGGATGCATCATCCCCGGATGCCACGTGCCGGCGGCGTGGTGCGAGATCCACCATGTCCTCGAACACTCGGTCGGGGGTCCGACCCATACCGATAACGGCGTCCTGCTGTGCTGGTACCACCACCGCACCATCGACTCGAGCGGGTGGAAGGTGCGGATGAGGGGCGGCGTCCCCGAGGTGCGCGGTCCGACTTGGTGGGATGCCACGGGGCGATGGCGCCCCGTCACGAAGTCGCCGACGCGCCTCAGCCGCGCTCTGCGCGCGAGGGCGCCGTCCTCCGGTCGTTGA